In the Oscillospiraceae bacterium genome, TGATTGGCAATTTGATTGATAAGAAGTTTTATTTTGTATCAGTGCTGGAGAAATAAACGAATTGCCTCCGCAGGGTGGCGCGGAACGGAAGCCACTCCATAAGACAAAAGGAGTCAGCCAAGATAAAAAGCATTTATCTGATGAGCCACGGCGAGACATTATTTAAGGCAACACCGCACAATTCCCGCCTGACGGCTTAAGCACCTCGCTCGCCGTGTCGGCACTTAGAATTATGCGGTATTGCCTTAATACATGGTAACTTCGTGATAGAAAAAATTATCAACCCAGATGGGCAAAAATCACCCCAGCGCCACATCCAGCACCATCATCACGCTGAATCCCAGCGCAAAGCAGATGGTGCCGACGTTGGAGTGCTCGCCCTGGGACATTTCGGGGATCAGCTCCTCGACCACGACGTAGATCATGGCCCCGGCGGCAAAGCTGAGCAGGTAGGGCAGGGCAGGCACCACCAGCCCGGCGGCCCAGATGGTAAACAGTGCGCCCACTGGCTCCACGGCACCGGACAGCGTACCCGCCCAGAACGCCCGGCCGCGGCTCATGCCCTCGGCTTTCAGAGGCATCGAAATGATAGCGCCCTCGGGAAAGTTCTGGATGGCAATGCCCAGGGACAGCGCCAGTGCACCCATCGCCGTGATAGACGCACTGCCCGTTAAGTAACCCGCGTACACCACGCCGACGGCCATGCCCTCAGGGATGTTGTGCAGCGTGACGGCCAGCACCAGCATCGTGGTGCGGGAAAAGCCGCTGTGGGGGCCTTCGGGAGTGTCGGCACCCTGGTGCAGATGAGGCACCGCCATATCCAGCAGCAGCAAAAAGCCGATGCCCAGCCAGAAGCCCACGGCGGCGGGGATGAACGCCAGCCGCCCCAGGCCCTTGGACTGCTCCATGGCGGGGATGAGCAAACTCCAGATCGACGCCGCTACCATGACCCCGGCGGCAAAGCCGGTTAAAGCGCGCTGCACACCTTCGTGCAGCGTTTTTTTCATGAAAAATACGCAGGCGGACCCCAGCGTAGTACCGGCAAAGGGGATAAGGATACCGGGTAAACATTGCATTAGCATAAACTAACCCTCCCTGTAAAAAAATGACCCGCCCGGCCCAAAACGGCAGTAACAGCGGGGAAAAGTTGACGAAAAACGAAAACACGATATTTGCCCTTATCCTACCACACCCGGCCCGTGCCGTCAATAGCCGGGAAGATGTGAACCATTGGTTAAAAATATATCAAAAACACTTGCGCAAATTCCTTTTTATGCGTATAATATGGGTATTGGGCGCAAAACGTCCCCATAACTAATGTGTAATACCGAGAGGAGCTTTTACTATGGGTTTGGGTAAAAAGACCATTGACGATGAAAACTACGCTGGTAAGCGCGTGCTGGTTCGCTGCGACTTCAACGTCCCGATGAAGGACGGCGTGATCACCAATGACAACCGTATCAACGCGGCTCTGCCGACCATCAAAAAGCTGATCAATGATGGCGCCAAGGTCATTCTGTGCAGCCACCTGGGCAAGCCGAAGAACGGCCCCGAGGCCAAGTTCAGCCTGGCCCCTGTTGCTGTCCGCCTGAGCGAGAAGCTGGGCCAGCCCGTCACCTTTGCTGACGATGACACCGTTGTCGGCGAGAACGCCAAGGCTGCTGTTGCCACCATGGGCAACGGCGATGTTGTTCTGCTGCAGAACACCCGTTTCCGCAAGGAAGAGACCAAGAATGAGCCCGCTTTCAGCGAGGAGCTGGCCAGCCTGGCCGATGCTTACGTGGATGACGCTTTCGGCTCCTGCCATCGCGCCCACTGCTCCACCGCCGGTGTTACCGACTACATTAAGGATACCGCTGTCGGCTACCTGATGGAAAAGGAGATCAAGTACCTGGGCAACGCAGTGAACGATCCCGAGCGTCCCTTCACCGCCATTCTGGGCGGCGCTAAGGTCGCTGATAAGCTGAACGTTATCTCCAACTTGCTGGAAAAGGTCGACACCCTGATCATCGGCGGCGGCATGGCCTACACCTTCCTGAAGGCCCAGGGCTACGAGATCGGCAAGAGCCTGTGCGATGACTCCAAGCTGGATTACTGCAAGGAAATGATGGCTAAGGCCCAGGAGAAGGGCGTTAAGCTGCTGCTGCCCGTTGATGCTGCCTGCATCAAAGACTTCCCTGATCCCATCGATGCCCCTGTCGAGACCGTCATTGTTCCTGTTGACGCTATCCCGGCTGACCAGGAAGGCTGCGACATCGGCCCCGAGACCATGAAGCTGTTCGCTGATGCCGTCAAGGCCAGCAAAACCGTTGTCTGGAACGGCCCCATGGGCGTCTTCGAGAACCCGACCCTGGCTGCCGGCACCCTGGCTGTTGCCAAGGCTATGGCTGAGAGCGACGCTACCACCGTGATCGGCGGCGGCGACAGCGCTGCAGCTGTCCAGCAGATGGGCCTGGGCGACAAGATGA is a window encoding:
- a CDS encoding ZIP family metal transporter, with protein sequence MLMQCLPGILIPFAGTTLGSACVFFMKKTLHEGVQRALTGFAAGVMVAASIWSLLIPAMEQSKGLGRLAFIPAAVGFWLGIGFLLLLDMAVPHLHQGADTPEGPHSGFSRTTMLVLAVTLHNIPEGMAVGVVYAGYLTGSASITAMGALALSLGIAIQNFPEGAIISMPLKAEGMSRGRAFWAGTLSGAVEPVGALFTIWAAGLVVPALPYLLSFAAGAMIYVVVEELIPEMSQGEHSNVGTICFALGFSVMMVLDVALG
- a CDS encoding phosphoglycerate kinase; the encoded protein is MGLGKKTIDDENYAGKRVLVRCDFNVPMKDGVITNDNRINAALPTIKKLINDGAKVILCSHLGKPKNGPEAKFSLAPVAVRLSEKLGQPVTFADDDTVVGENAKAAVATMGNGDVVLLQNTRFRKEETKNEPAFSEELASLADAYVDDAFGSCHRAHCSTAGVTDYIKDTAVGYLMEKEIKYLGNAVNDPERPFTAILGGAKVADKLNVISNLLEKVDTLIIGGGMAYTFLKAQGYEIGKSLCDDSKLDYCKEMMAKAQEKGVKLLLPVDAACIKDFPDPIDAPVETVIVPVDAIPADQEGCDIGPETMKLFADAVKASKTVVWNGPMGVFENPTLAAGTLAVAKAMAESDATTVIGGGDSAAAVQQMGLGDKMTHISTGGGASLEYLEGKELPGIAVIQKA